caatgatccaagaatgaactttgTAATAAAAAAGCCCAACAAATTTAACATTCTCTTGTTCAACAAATTGTAGAAACTTGATTTGAGAATAAAAAGTTGCCTGGAAATTGTATGCCATCAATGCTAATTATttctttaataatttcaaacagAAACTTCTTCAGTACAGATCCAAGCAAAATTCTGAAGCTAATTATAACTGAAAATTTGTCCAAGTATTTGAATATCTCTAAAAAAGTAAAACTATcagaataacaaaaaaaattattcctaCCAGTTTCATCAAGCTGAAATTTCATCCTGGCTTTGACTCTCTCAGCTGGTGTCTGCTCATCAAAGAAACCCAACAAATACCATTATAGCAACTATATAAACCCACAAATAGAGTAAAAGAGAAAGTGCAGCTCTCTCTTTTATTGCCTTATAAGAATTTATTACATCTAGAATATAACATTTGGTTCCATTTAATAATCTGCAAAGCAGTAATGCTGATCTTACTTTGAAGTTCTCAGATCTTAAGTTTTCTATTTCACTCGCATaccaaagttcatcaccatagACAATTAGCATATTGGAATCATTTAACAACTTATCACCTAAACCCTTCCCAAATTCGCCCCATCCAATGACTTAACTTCAGAACATGAATAGAGTATCAAAATCCAAGTGGAAAAACAAACATTGCAATGCCTGGAAATATACTTCTCTCAACAAAGAATTCCCAAGTTTTTAATGATTAGCCCTAAATTGAATGAAAGAACTTCACAACAAACTTGAATAAATTCAAGAAAATAGAATTCACCATTTTTTCATAGCCAGGAATCAACTGTGCAAAATCGCCCTCGCCTTTCCTCTCTTTTCCTCCTCTCTTCTGGTCCACATCACGACTCTTGGAATCGTCTGTCCTCCTCCTTCGTGGCGATGAACTCCGACTGTGTTTTCTTCTCTCTGCTCTCCGGTCCCGACGTGAAGAAGGGCTACGACTTCTACTTCTATTCCCCCTCCTATCTCTATATTTTTCTCTGCTTCTACTTCTACTTCTACTTCTCTTCGGATGATGCCTCGAGTCACTGCTGTTTCTCTCGGAAACTTTAGTCGAAGACGGCTCATCTCTCGATTTCTTCTTGAGCTTGTTTTGAATTGATTGAAGCTGCGCTTGCTTTTCGAATATGGAGGTTTGTGAAGGGGTGCTGGAGGATTTAACAAAATTGCTAAGAAAGGAAGAATGAGAAGCGAGAGCAGAGCCTTTGGAAGGAGCGGAGGTGTTGTTAGTGGAGAAACCAAGGCCTTGCTTGAAACGGGCGGCTCCTTCGCCTTTGCGGGTAAGCTCGTCGTAGTAGGAAATTGCTTTCTCTTCCTCCAttttcaaaattgttttgatctTGCCAATCCAAATCTGTGATGAAGATCACTGCTACGGCGAGCGAGCGAGTCCGAACGGCGTGACGTGGAACATAAAACAAAAACAGTGTCGTTTAAGTAATGGGTCCACCCACCGTCTATTCATGTCGGCCTTTTATGTTTGGTCATGTGGTCATGTTAAAGGTTTGGACACTAGTTAACGATTTGGCCCATTTATGTTTAGACTCTTGCCATTTTATGCTCTGTCAAATTTAGGGCAATCTACAACATACAACTCAtaaacattttaaataaatataaaaattgataaatttgctattatataattaaatcaatCGGATCCTTAAATTTTAGAAATCATTATTGCTCAGCCTTTTGTTTGcttgttcttttttttcttttttatcatgtttggatactatttctttattttctttattgttCAGAATTTTGGAGATCTAAAACTTATTGTTTAAAGTCCTCCTCAGTGCAATCAACAATGGTTTTTCGGTCCATTTTGTCAAACGTTTAGCTAATGGTTTAGCTGATGCTTTCGCTCGGCTTTCCTGTTTACATGCTATTCCTTTTATTTATGATGTTATTCCGGATGTAATCTCTTCTAGTTTGTTGAACTTTTACCCGATTGTGGCTCATTAATCTATTctgttttcaaaaaaaaaaaaaaacttattgtTCAAAGTCAATCTAAAAtcctatatataaaaaaaaatcaatctaaATATGTATAAAAATCCTAAATATCTATCtgtttatttttgaaaaaaagtaTACAAGATCTGGTATTGTCAACAATGTTGAATAAATTTTAGAttataaaatctaaaaaaataaattattgacCCTAATTTATAATCTTCAAAATATTGATTTTAGATCCTAAGAAAAGTAATTTCAGATATTTTGAACAGAAATACTATTCTCATTCTAAGAATTTCAGTTTTGATGTTGAATATTGTGTTTTGTTGGAATGGGAAGTAGATTGTCTATTAAATatctaaaaaatttaatttgataTGTGGATAAGTATGGGTTTAAGATCACAATCTTGTATATATCACATTATAAAATCCTTACAATTTAATATTGTGTTGTTGAAAGCTTTTAAGAGATggttttttttaggaaaaaaaaacatgCAGTTCTAATTTCTGAAAATAAATGTTTATTAAATATTAACTTAATTGTGATATTTGACAGAAGCAATACATGATATGAGtttctgataaaaaaaaattaagaagttAATACAATGATAAAAGGCTGAAAATTGCATACATTAATTGTAAATTTTCTATGAACTTGAGGTTAGGCGTAAATTCCTCATAAGAGAATGATAACCTTTTTATACATAggattttattactttttactATCTTTTATCACGTTTCATAGAAAATTTATATTAATGAatgtgataacttgctggatccgctttgatgttctttgccggagttacctgcaaaacaaaaccggagacaggatctccgggaaaactctccgacgatcaagtcagtttttgtaaggatgagtctataatttagcaatagttctgtgggaaaaaaagtgtgaacgtacctcctcccttattcttaaggcctttaaTAGgtattttttgggtaaccgccaaGGGCGGTTACtacttagtgggccacgttctgagggcggttccccctttttaggccatgtccctttcgtggttttcatggcaacgaacgtggttctgagtgggagtcttgtcgctccgtttaggaattaggggcggtttactcactgcgcccgcttccttcattcgggtcccgtccaatcttagcccatggagCTTTAATATGGgatgggcttgcgaaatgagtataacccgttttgggcttcgcgggttatcacatgcctcccccttggtctagcaagagcccttttagggtctttttataggggacgcttcgtctttgtccgattatttcaaagtttttgaatttgtgcatttcccctctttcgttttctccggcgtcgaccttttaattccgttacttcttttccggcgttgacctcttaatcccgtcacttcactgtgttgtctctttcatgtaagtttttcttttcacatttgctccttgttcggctttttgcttctgttttccttttatcgatcatgtcagacctcgacttcgcgccgtttgacgacgattatgtccgcgaggtctctaacgaggtcgaagagatggttgaggaagcttcaaccagctctcctgggtgtaattctcatcccgccgacttccttcttctggcgaatacaaccgacaagggtttaggttttgaccccaaaaagttgattccgccacctgtcccaacccctcgtttgttacccaagaaggacaggtcgggaagtctggtttgtcaagagacaatcgacgatttgcgggagcattatcactggctccgaggtctcgagacGATCATTCCTGGAGAGGATAGGGggccgggcgattacccaaaggggtacttcactattttcgtggcccagattatttgcggcttcacttatcctctggcggatgagattgcttccatcttaggcggttatggaatcgcgcccgggcaattgcatcctaacggctgggccgatttgactctggacaaatttttggcggattgtttggaggttcccttttcgctcaagatcttctccaagctccaccatttcaaaagctcggcgaggtatttcactttcatccgccagagcggatactatggttttgacgagaagctgaacaagatccgcgagtgggatcgatcttacttttttatcaagtttaatgacgAAAACCTAAACTTCCTTCattgctggagccgacccaacgtaaagagtttgaacttcggatATCCCAgccaggaagaatccgccgttatcaagttcctgaagagcactccaCCTTTTGTATGGATATACGAccaggcctttcatatgctaaggagccgagtagcgattgcataccgcgagggggatcgcgttgtctatattccttatcgcgtttttgtgcaaggtactttttatttccaagttgatggtttcttttaaccctttgcaggggtgatcctttatctcaaatcgctgcagatcgggaggccaaagccctggcgagaagaaagaagcggatgacggaaaccgcttccgttgtaggggcggatccttctggagggacgattccttctattggggcggcttccccggttagggcttccgcttcacaaggtcctgcttctgcctccgaggatcttcctttaactaggaagtggaagataagtgcggatacagagtcttctcgttctaaaaagaagaacacttctgtgtcccttactgttggcggcgcacctgtatccgcctcgtctaaaggaaagagcagtacccccattcacgaggtatcttgatctactccctctcgtattgctactttttcctcatgagctatctgccactccttgatatttttctttatgctcttgcagccaatccccgatattagcggatggtggactaggactttcggcctggctgtgaacttctcttgcaaggatattgtatcttccatatgcaatgtcctcgggcgacttccctctgcctcccgtgtgcgcgagcaaaTGTCGCTCCCTACTGCTatggaagggatcgagaagcgttctgtagaggtatattattgctttgtcctttcgctttcaaatatcttgtgttcattgtaaccgcatatttctattcgcccattttatttgtgagacgttttatatgcagattatcaatttcgctgagggcattctacgaagggatgcagagcgagcccaggagttggaaagtcttggtacggaattggcgactcagaagtcgctttatgatgatgtccaagggaaggtgaaggtcctagagggcacctgtcagaaggccgtgggcgagaaggaggaggcccttaaatcccttcaggccaagtccggtgaactgcaaaaagccctcgacgacctagctgctttcaaggaggcccaaaagaagagggttgaggagattttggctgaagatggcgcccgcatctactggtatggggagcggattcatgcagCTTATGAACACGagcatcagggtctagtacttaaccgccccaaagttcccatccctgaaaaggatttaactggggagtgggataagctggaagccgaggatgctgatatggatgaggtactcttcttagattggaagagtcttcaggatcctccgattagctgcgagatccctattcagcccgcggaaggagaggcaccccaagccgtttctcaacctgtgcaagaggtacctctcaccgaagaggttactgaagcggttaccgattcaagggtcgaggattcgcttgaagtagatcctcctaccggaggagatgagggagttgccgcagtccaggagggcattaggggcgaaggagatGAAGCTGTAGCGTAGCTtgacttatatttggacttttgtatgtaaaaaccatgtaacaaaccgctgtgatatatatattttctttcggttgttggttttcatatgtgtgtgattgtcacttttttgccctttatatgtgccctttgtctttctgccgactccatatttgtgtttcttcatagctagggtggccagaccctttttgcaattttgagtactcgtttatccgcttaattttatgccttaacttataattcttctttcgaaaataatcataagttttgatcataaggttttgcgagtgatgcgtaatcatgcatctgcctttctttaagaggcaacacatttatgtgttattgatttcaaccctaaggttttttgagTGATgtgtaatcatgcatccgcctttcttgaagaggcaacacatttatgtgttattgattttaaccctaaggttttttgcgagtgatgcgtaatcatgcatccgcctttctttaagaagcaacacatttatgtgttatttGTAAGGAATCCGCgttttgttgtaacatactgagtgaatgtaataacttttattgatgacgagaaaaagtttattacatatgtacaccaattgtgcgggatcgaagcctcattaaaaccttctatcagaaaacccagtgggaaaaactcataaaaggaaaaagagtactcgtcatttcctcgaactactcggcctttctatataggcgtagattctctagattccaggtgcgcgggagcttctttccgctcatttcttctatttcaaaagtggctggtcccagcttcttggatactttgtatggtccgatccagttgacgcccagcttgcctttgccatctctggattgtattttatccgcttttttcaagaccaagtcgttttcgttgattattacttttcgcgttcttctgtcatggtatttcttgattctattgcggtacattgccattcgcatgtaagctttctctcttcgttcctccacagaatccaaagcatctctgatgttgataggattttgtgtgtcgcaataataaattgtccgatctgtgggcgacttgatttcaataggtaggactgcttcggctccataaactagcgagaaaggtgtttcgcctgttgctgcctttacagaggttctgtatgcccacaacatatggggtatctcatccgcccaacctgtctttttatcac
The DNA window shown above is from Euphorbia lathyris chromosome 1, ddEupLath1.1, whole genome shotgun sequence and carries:
- the LOC136231196 gene encoding uncharacterized protein; the encoded protein is MEEEKAISYYDELTRKGEGAARFKQGLGFSTNNTSAPSKGSALASHSSFLSNFVKSSSTPSQTSIFEKQAQLQSIQNKLKKKSRDEPSSTKVSERNSSDSRHHPKRSRSRSRSREKYRDRRGNRSRSRSPSSRRDRRAERRKHSRSSSPRRRRTDDSKSRDVDQKRGGKERKGEGDFAQLIPGYEKMTPAERVKARMKFQLDETAENDSNKGMVSGWERFEFDKDAPLDDEEIEAVEDDVAVVKHIGQSFRFSAVEARKEEKIKAAHDEAMFGAPALPGSTISDSEPEADNSKKESNETQVAAGLLSEKVLAKQQGSWRDRARKA